The sequence below is a genomic window from Amycolatopsis sulphurea.
CTCGACCATCTTGCTCACCGCGCCCGCGGCGTGGCATCGGGTGCTGTTCCGCAGCGGTGCGCGGGACTGGATTCTCCGCGCCGGCAACCGGACGGTCATCGCCGGACTGTGTTGCCTGGCGCTGGCGATCACGGTGACCGTTTCGCTGATCGCGAAGGTGGTCTACGGGACGGTCGCGATGGCGGTCGTCGGTGGAGTCTCCCTGCTCGGGTTCGGCTTGCTGTGGCTGGTGCTCCCGTGGCGCCTGCGGCCGCGGGACGAGTGAACCTCGGGCCTCGGGCGCGGGCCGGCGGCGGTGTGCCGTCGCCGAGTCACCACCGACTCATGCCCTTCCGTAGCCTGCTATCCCGCGGCGGAGCGGCGCGGTGGCGGAGGAGCCGGGGTGACGGTCATCGGGCGCGTCCGGGAAGGAACTCCTGCATCTTCGTCTTGGCGCCCTGCGTCACCAGGTGGAAGGCCTCCGGGTCGCCCTTGAGCACCGCCTCGGTCACGGATTTCATCTGCTCGAAGGTCGCGTGCGGCGGGATGGGCGGGACCTCGGCGTCGCAGCGTACGTCCAGCACGGTCGGGCCGGTGGCGGCGAACGCGGCGTCCCAGGCCCGGCCGAGGTCGCCCGGCTCGTCGACGGAGACCCCGGCCAGTCCGAGACTGCGGGCGAAACCGGCGTAGTCGACGTCCGGCAGCGATTGGGACTCTTCGAATTTCGGCGCGCCGCCCATCGCCCGCAGCTCCCAGGTGACCTGGTTGAGGTCGTTGTTGTGGAACACGCAGACGATCAGGCGCGGGTCCGGCCACAGGCCGTGGTAGCGGGCGATGGTGATCAGCTCGGCCATCCCGTTCATCTGCATCGCGCCGTCGCCGACGAGGGCGACGGCCGGCCGGTCCGGGTGCGCGAACTTGGCGCCGATCGCATACGGCACGCCCGGACCCATCGTGGCGAGCGTGCCCGACAGGGAGGCCCGGATGTCGCCGCGGATGCGGAGATTACGGGCGTACCAGTTGGTCGAGGAGCCGGAATCGGCGGTGACGATCGCGTTGTCCGGAATGCGCCGGGACAGCTCGTGCACGATCCGCATCGGGTTGACCGGCGTCGCGTCGACGTTCGCCTGCCGGTCCACTGTGTCCCACCATTCGGCGACGTTCTTCTCGATCTTTTCACGCCACGAACGGTTTTCGTTCCGTCGCAGCTGGGGCAGCAGGGCACGCAGGGTCGCGGCGGCGTCGCCGATGAGGTTGACCTCGGTGGGATAGCGCATGCCGATGAACCGGCCGTCGAGATCGATCTGGACCGCGCGGGCCTGCCCGAACTCCGGCAGGAACTGGCTGTAGGGGAAGTTGGAACCGACGATCAGCAGGGTGTCGCAGTCCCGCATCATCTCGTAGCTGGGCCGGGTGCCCAGCAGCCCGATCGCGCCGGTCACGTACGGCAGTTCGTCGGAGAGAACGTCCTTGCCCAGCAACGCTTTCGCCACGCCGGCTCCGGTGACGTCGGCGACCTGGCGCACCTGTTCGGCGGCGCCGCGCGCGCCCTGCCCGGCCAGGATCGCGACTTTTTCACCGGCATTGAGCACCTCGGCCGCCTCGGCGAGGCCGGCTTCGGGTGGCACCGGGTTCGGCCAGAAGGCGCCGGGCGGGCTCGACGGCATCTGCTTGAACACGTGCTGCGGTGGTTCGTAAGGCTCTTCCTGCAGGTCCGCCGGGATGATCAGCGCGGTCGGCGTACGGGAGGAGCGTGCCACCCGGAACGCGCGGTCGAGCGCGTTGGGCAGTTGTTCGGCGACGTTGACCTCGATGCAGTACTCGTTGGCCACATCCCGGTACAGCGCTTGGAGTTCGATCTCCTGCTGGTAGCTGCCGCCCATCGCAGTGCGCGCGGTCTGCCCGACGATCGCGACGACCGGGACGTGGTCGAGTTTCGCGTCGTAGAGGCCGTTGAGCAGGTGGATGGCACCGGGCCCGGAAGTAGCCATGCAGACGCCGACGCGGCCGCTGAACTTCGCGTATCCGACGGCGGAGAACGCG
It includes:
- a CDS encoding thiamine pyrophosphate-requiring protein — protein: MTETVGDHLLARLRDWGVEQVFSYPGDGINGLVASFGKAGNKPRFVQARHEEMAAFSAVGYAKFSGRVGVCMATSGPGAIHLLNGLYDAKLDHVPVVAIVGQTARTAMGGSYQQEIELQALYRDVANEYCIEVNVAEQLPNALDRAFRVARSSRTPTALIIPADLQEEPYEPPQHVFKQMPSSPPGAFWPNPVPPEAGLAEAAEVLNAGEKVAILAGQGARGAAEQVRQVADVTGAGVAKALLGKDVLSDELPYVTGAIGLLGTRPSYEMMRDCDTLLIVGSNFPYSQFLPEFGQARAVQIDLDGRFIGMRYPTEVNLIGDAAATLRALLPQLRRNENRSWREKIEKNVAEWWDTVDRQANVDATPVNPMRIVHELSRRIPDNAIVTADSGSSTNWYARNLRIRGDIRASLSGTLATMGPGVPYAIGAKFAHPDRPAVALVGDGAMQMNGMAELITIARYHGLWPDPRLIVCVFHNNDLNQVTWELRAMGGAPKFEESQSLPDVDYAGFARSLGLAGVSVDEPGDLGRAWDAAFAATGPTVLDVRCDAEVPPIPPHATFEQMKSVTEAVLKGDPEAFHLVTQGAKTKMQEFLPGRAR
- a CDS encoding DUF6328 family protein, with the translated sequence MTESTGETREHRLTRNVAEMLQEMRVAQAGVQILFGFLLSVVFTAQFRGADGFEKGLHLTAVLLAVASTILLTAPAAWHRVLFRSGARDWILRAGNRTVIAGLCCLALAITVTVSLIAKVVYGTVAMAVVGGVSLLGFGLLWLVLPWRLRPRDE